One Flavobacterium sp. 90 DNA segment encodes these proteins:
- a CDS encoding RNA polymerase sigma factor: MSENLEQSFVAQLQANQNIIHKICRLYTAGEDAHKDLFQEITIQLWKAYPKFRGDSKFSTWTYRVALNTAITLYRKTKRTVSTVEYESHQHFVKDVDYNYEEEEQIKLMYKAVYQLNDIEKALVFMYLEDKDYQEIAETLGISEVNARVKMNRIKGKLKKILNP; encoded by the coding sequence ATGAGCGAAAATCTAGAACAGTCATTTGTTGCGCAATTGCAGGCAAATCAGAATATAATCCACAAGATTTGTAGATTATATACTGCTGGCGAAGATGCTCACAAAGACCTGTTTCAGGAAATCACTATACAATTATGGAAGGCGTATCCTAAATTTAGAGGCGACAGTAAATTTTCGACCTGGACGTATCGCGTTGCCTTAAATACAGCCATTACATTATATCGAAAAACCAAAAGAACCGTATCGACAGTTGAATATGAAAGCCATCAGCATTTTGTAAAAGATGTCGACTACAATTATGAAGAGGAAGAACAGATTAAATTGATGTATAAAGCAGTTTACCAACTGAATGACATCGAAAAAGCATTAGTTTTTATGTATTTAGAAGACAAAGATTATCAAGAAATAGCCGAAACATTAGGAATCAGCGAAGTGAATGCGCGCGTGAAAATGAACAGAATCAAAGGGAAACTTAAAAAAATACTAAATCCTTAA
- a CDS encoding DUF4386 domain-containing protein produces the protein MSQEQINLKRTARIAGFIYLLIAITGVFGIMYVPMQLIDSGNLPLTMRTILRHEFLFRAGIMSNLVCQTLFVFLVLQLYKLFQQVSKHLTRTMFALVIVGVPIAFVIIFNQLFALLLLKENFMKSFPPAQLQVLVMAFLKMYNYGNVVIGIFWGLWLIPFGQLVYRSGFMPKILGILLIIGGSAYVLDAFAFVLSPDYHYSVTGIIVGLTSSVAEFAMVFWLLIKGVRKVAA, from the coding sequence ATGAGTCAGGAGCAAATTAACTTAAAAAGAACAGCGAGAATTGCAGGTTTTATTTATTTACTTATTGCCATAACGGGTGTTTTTGGGATTATGTATGTACCAATGCAATTAATTGATTCCGGTAATTTACCTCTCACAATGCGAACTATTTTACGTCACGAATTTCTCTTTCGTGCTGGTATTATGAGTAATTTGGTTTGCCAGACTTTATTTGTGTTTTTAGTTTTGCAGCTTTATAAATTGTTTCAGCAAGTAAGTAAACATTTGACCAGAACTATGTTTGCGTTAGTAATTGTTGGAGTTCCAATTGCGTTTGTAATTATTTTTAATCAGTTGTTTGCTTTATTGTTATTGAAAGAAAATTTCATGAAGAGTTTTCCGCCAGCTCAATTGCAAGTATTAGTGATGGCATTTCTAAAAATGTATAATTACGGAAATGTTGTTATTGGCATCTTTTGGGGACTTTGGTTAATTCCTTTCGGACAATTAGTTTACAGATCTGGATTTATGCCTAAAATTCTGGGAATATTATTAATTATAGGCGGATCTGCTTATGTACTTGATGCATTTGCATTTGTATTATCTCCTGATTATCATTATTCAGTAACGGGAATTATTGTTGGTTTAACATCTTCTGTAGCCGAGTTTGCTATGGTTTTTTGGTTATTGATTAAAGGAGTTCGAAAAGTTGCCGCTTAA
- a CDS encoding T9SS type B sorting domain-containing protein, producing the protein MKIKYFTAFLLFLTVLNVSSQEWKQNFKIVEPVRARDNDFGFSVATYDGYAAYGADQVDIGGVENSGKVYIAKQDCDGWTIYQELSRPDARNYCGFGSVLFMEGKTLAVVGCDPSVSYGNAVYIYERDTNGQYIFTQKIARDENSLYDNYGSKIAISENFMVIGSSYNSTDSNLNNYLENAGAAYIFFKGTDGVWTLVQKIVASDRERRDTFGNSVAIYKNTIVVGAVEEGTNWAGAAYVFEKNNDSNTWLETKKLTAYDFRGLQDRFGEIVKINENGIIISAPSEDDYDSDLSGDGGGSLTSLGSVYIFKKNPSGQWIGNQKIRASDGSAKIFGFGNQMELYKNHIAVRASEYEYDTKGNLSKVFGRVYMFKKGVNDIWNEYQTVQSNIKRNSDWFAGSISLYENDLFVGAFWDALDADGQNYIGYAGTVYIFNTYDYVNTQKPILNTIPVLTSCADLGNGFSSHFDMSSIEKDLVENPEDFVFSYKDQLGNNLSSPLPLNYSNKYPYNEKISIRVGNKNNPSCYSETKIELNTISSFSLNAIPEFKECDYNGTGYAVFDLSKINSLLVDDTSLYDFSYFDYNNNDISVFINESYKNAVKNHEEITVNVTSKSTSCTARAKIVLNVSNVGLDCEIIDSYDIPKFFTPNGDGINDLWEISGLENKIYTLYIYDRYGMLLKTLGQNSGWDGNFQGRPLPASDYWFHIVFENGIDKRGHFALKR; encoded by the coding sequence ATGAAAATAAAATATTTCACGGCATTTTTATTATTTCTAACGGTATTAAATGTATCTTCTCAAGAATGGAAACAAAACTTTAAAATTGTTGAGCCTGTCAGAGCAAGAGATAATGATTTTGGGTTTTCTGTTGCAACTTATGATGGTTATGCTGCTTACGGTGCTGATCAGGTAGATATTGGTGGTGTCGAAAATTCTGGTAAAGTTTATATCGCAAAGCAAGATTGCGATGGTTGGACGATATATCAGGAGCTTTCACGACCTGATGCAAGAAATTATTGTGGTTTTGGCTCGGTATTATTTATGGAAGGAAAAACACTTGCAGTTGTAGGTTGTGACCCTTCTGTTTCCTATGGAAATGCGGTCTATATATACGAAAGAGATACTAATGGTCAATATATATTTACGCAGAAAATAGCTAGGGATGAAAATTCTTTATACGATAATTACGGTTCTAAGATTGCTATATCAGAAAATTTTATGGTCATAGGATCATCATATAATAGCACAGATAGTAATTTAAATAATTATTTGGAAAATGCAGGAGCAGCTTATATTTTTTTTAAAGGTACTGATGGAGTTTGGACATTGGTGCAAAAAATTGTTGCTAGTGATAGAGAACGACGAGATACTTTTGGTAATTCTGTAGCTATTTATAAAAATACAATTGTAGTTGGAGCAGTTGAAGAAGGGACTAATTGGGCGGGAGCTGCTTACGTATTTGAAAAAAATAATGATTCTAACACATGGCTAGAGACTAAAAAACTAACTGCTTACGATTTTAGAGGGCTTCAGGATAGATTTGGTGAAATTGTAAAAATTAATGAAAATGGTATTATAATTTCAGCTCCAAGTGAAGATGATTATGATTCTGATTTAAGTGGAGATGGAGGAGGTTCACTTACTTCATTAGGTTCGGTTTATATTTTTAAAAAAAATCCAAGCGGGCAATGGATTGGTAATCAAAAAATAAGAGCTTCTGACGGCTCAGCTAAGATTTTCGGTTTTGGTAATCAGATGGAACTTTATAAGAATCATATTGCTGTAAGGGCTAGTGAATATGAATATGATACAAAGGGAAATTTATCAAAAGTTTTTGGACGCGTATATATGTTTAAGAAAGGAGTTAATGATATTTGGAATGAATATCAAACTGTGCAGTCAAATATAAAACGCAATAGTGACTGGTTTGCCGGTTCAATTTCCTTATATGAAAATGATTTGTTTGTAGGGGCATTTTGGGATGCTTTAGATGCAGATGGTCAAAATTATATAGGTTACGCTGGAACAGTTTACATTTTTAATACTTATGATTATGTAAATACACAAAAACCAATATTAAATACTATTCCGGTTTTAACATCTTGTGCTGATTTAGGAAACGGTTTTTCATCTCATTTTGATATGTCATCTATTGAAAAAGATTTGGTCGAAAATCCTGAAGATTTTGTCTTTTCTTATAAAGATCAATTAGGTAATAATCTTTCATCACCTTTGCCTCTTAATTATTCTAATAAATATCCTTATAACGAAAAAATTAGTATAAGAGTTGGAAATAAAAATAATCCAAGCTGTTATAGTGAAACTAAAATTGAGTTAAATACTATTTCTTCTTTCAGTTTAAATGCAATTCCAGAGTTTAAAGAATGTGATTACAATGGAACAGGATATGCAGTATTTGATCTGTCAAAAATTAATTCTCTTTTAGTAGATGATACTTCTCTGTATGATTTTTCGTACTTTGATTATAATAACAATGATATAAGTGTTTTTATAAACGAATCGTATAAAAACGCTGTTAAAAATCATGAAGAGATAACTGTTAATGTTACTTCAAAAAGCACCTCTTGTACAGCCAGAGCAAAAATAGTTTTAAATGTTTCTAATGTAGGTTTAGATTGTGAGATTATTGATAGTTATGATATTCCTAAGTTTTTTACTCCAAATGGTGACGGGATAAATGATCTTTGGGAGATTAGCGGATTAGAAAATAAAATATACACTTTGTATATTTACGATAGATATGGAATGTTGTTAAAAACGTTGGGTCAGAATTCCGGATGGGATGGAAATTTTCAAGGAAGACCTTTGCCAGCCTCAGATTATTGGTTTCACATAGTTTTCGAAAATGGAATTGATAAAAGAGGGCATTTTGCATTAAAAAGATAA
- a CDS encoding DUF4268 domain-containing protein codes for MYSKEESQRIKREFWVAFAEKYPRKWVLYDTKIKDFSFKFYVDNKKAQVLIDIEPRNDEKRTAYFEKIEALKNILEEEFIKDLVFEKNYTLESGKTISRIWIEKQGVGFSNRNNWDAIFDFFFEKMNALEMFYLEYDEFIKDIDS; via the coding sequence ATGTACAGTAAAGAAGAATCACAAAGAATAAAAAGAGAATTTTGGGTGGCTTTCGCCGAAAAATATCCACGTAAATGGGTACTTTATGACACTAAAATTAAAGATTTCTCTTTTAAATTTTATGTTGACAATAAAAAAGCACAGGTTTTAATTGATATTGAACCCAGAAATGATGAAAAAAGAACTGCTTATTTTGAAAAAATAGAGGCTTTAAAAAACATCTTAGAGGAAGAATTCATTAAAGATTTGGTCTTTGAAAAAAACTATACTTTAGAAAGCGGCAAAACCATAAGCCGAATCTGGATCGAAAAACAAGGTGTAGGTTTTAGTAATCGTAATAATTGGGACGCAATTTTTGATTTCTTTTTTGAAAAAATGAATGCGCTTGAAATGTTCTATTTAGAATATGACGAGTTTATTAAAGATATTGATTCTTAA
- a CDS encoding lysophospholipid acyltransferase family protein yields MGLFKRNPFGHILFIKKWLIRVLGAMTHRRYRGFNELQIEGSEIIKSLPDTNVLFISNHQTYFADVVAMFHVFNASLSGREDNIKNIGYLWQPKMNIYYVAAKETMQAGLLPRILAYVGAITVERTWRAKGVDVTEKREVNPNDTENIRIALEDGWVITFPQGTTKSFKPVRKGTAHIIKQHKPIVIPIVIDGFRRSFDKKGLRMKKKGILQSFIIKEPLDIDYENDTIEEIVEKVEYAIEQHPSFLKVIPAEAIKVEEELNEMRRWSYKGPEEY; encoded by the coding sequence ATGGGATTGTTTAAACGAAATCCTTTTGGACATATATTATTCATCAAAAAATGGTTAATCCGTGTTTTGGGTGCCATGACGCATAGAAGATATAGGGGTTTCAATGAATTGCAAATCGAAGGGTCTGAAATCATTAAATCACTTCCGGATACAAATGTTTTGTTTATTTCAAATCACCAGACTTATTTTGCGGATGTTGTAGCTATGTTTCACGTGTTTAACGCAAGTTTAAGCGGACGTGAAGATAATATTAAGAACATTGGTTACTTGTGGCAACCTAAAATGAATATTTATTATGTTGCTGCTAAAGAAACCATGCAAGCTGGTTTATTGCCAAGAATTTTAGCTTATGTTGGAGCAATTACTGTAGAAAGAACCTGGCGCGCAAAAGGTGTTGATGTTACTGAAAAACGTGAAGTTAATCCAAATGACACCGAAAATATCAGAATTGCACTTGAAGATGGTTGGGTAATTACGTTCCCCCAAGGAACAACAAAATCTTTTAAACCTGTTCGAAAAGGAACTGCACATATCATTAAACAACATAAACCAATTGTAATTCCTATTGTTATTGACGGTTTCCGTCGTTCGTTTGACAAAAAAGGATTACGAATGAAGAAAAAAGGAATCCTACAATCATTCATCATCAAAGAACCTCTTGATATTGATTATGAAAACGATACGATAGAAGAAATTGTAGAAAAAGTAGAATACGCAATTGAGCAACATCCATCCTTTTTAAAAGTAATTCCAGCCGAAGCAATCAAAGTCGAGGAAGAACTTAACGAAATGAGAAGATGGAGTTACAAAGGACCAGAAGAATATTAG
- a CDS encoding aminoacyl-histidine dipeptidase: MSQEIRNLEPKALWNKFADLNAVPRPSKKEERVIEFMKDFGNSLGLETFEDEIRNVIIRKPATPGMENRKAIVMQGHLDMVHQKNADTVFDFDTQGIDMYVDGDWVRARGTTLGADNGLGVATIMAILESKDIPHPAIEALFTIDEETGMTGALNLKGGILQGQILLNLDTEEDDEIDIGCAGGIDVTATRTYHEEEVPEGSVGHIITVKGLNGGHSGMDINKGLGNANKIMNRLLFDAFENFGLQVAEINGGSLRNAIPRESVAKVIISEMFDEAYIFDMLEIINDIKAEYKTTEPNLSIEIVKCDLPAKVMDLGVQEGIIRAIYAAHNGVYRMSADMADLVETSNNIARVIVKDGEISVGCLTRSSVETSKFDLANSLRSAFELVGCEVELSGSYPGWTPNVNSEILDILVGIYEKQNNEKPKVVACHAGLECGILGTNYPDMDMISFGPTIHGAHSPDERASISSAQKYWKFVLEILSNIPVK, translated from the coding sequence ATGAGTCAAGAAATAAGAAATCTGGAGCCTAAAGCGCTATGGAATAAGTTTGCCGATTTAAACGCAGTTCCGCGTCCGTCAAAGAAAGAAGAACGCGTGATTGAGTTCATGAAAGACTTTGGAAATAGCTTAGGTTTAGAAACTTTTGAAGACGAAATTCGAAATGTAATTATCCGTAAACCTGCAACTCCGGGAATGGAAAATCGTAAAGCAATTGTAATGCAGGGACACCTTGATATGGTGCATCAAAAAAATGCAGATACTGTTTTTGATTTCGATACACAAGGAATTGATATGTATGTAGATGGTGACTGGGTTCGCGCGCGCGGTACAACTCTTGGTGCAGACAATGGACTTGGAGTAGCGACAATTATGGCTATTTTAGAGAGCAAAGATATTCCCCATCCGGCAATTGAAGCATTGTTTACAATCGATGAAGAAACTGGAATGACGGGAGCGTTAAACTTAAAAGGAGGAATTCTTCAAGGTCAGATTTTATTGAATTTAGATACAGAAGAAGATGATGAAATTGATATAGGTTGCGCTGGTGGAATAGATGTAACGGCAACAAGAACATATCACGAGGAAGAAGTTCCGGAAGGATCTGTTGGTCATATAATTACTGTAAAAGGTTTAAATGGCGGACATTCAGGAATGGATATCAATAAAGGTTTAGGAAACGCTAACAAAATTATGAACCGTTTGTTATTCGATGCTTTTGAAAATTTTGGTTTGCAAGTAGCAGAAATTAATGGAGGAAGTTTACGAAATGCAATTCCAAGAGAAAGTGTTGCAAAAGTCATTATTTCTGAAATGTTTGATGAAGCGTATATTTTTGATATGCTGGAAATCATCAACGATATTAAGGCAGAATACAAAACGACGGAACCAAATTTATCTATTGAAATCGTGAAATGCGATTTACCTGCAAAAGTGATGGATTTAGGCGTTCAGGAAGGTATTATTCGTGCTATTTATGCTGCTCATAATGGTGTTTACAGAATGAGCGCTGATATGGCTGATTTAGTTGAAACGTCAAACAATATTGCGAGAGTTATTGTAAAAGATGGTGAAATATCTGTTGGATGTTTGACACGCTCTTCAGTAGAAACTTCGAAATTTGATTTGGCTAATTCTCTTCGTTCTGCTTTTGAATTAGTAGGTTGCGAAGTAGAGCTTTCAGGGTCTTATCCCGGTTGGACACCAAATGTAAATTCTGAAATTCTGGATATTTTGGTTGGAATCTACGAGAAACAAAATAATGAAAAACCAAAAGTTGTTGCTTGTCACGCTGGTTTAGAATGTGGAATTTTAGGGACTAATTATCCTGATATGGATATGATTTCTTTTGGACCAACAATTCATGGTGCGCATTCGCCAGATGAAAGAGCAAGTATTTCTTCGGCTCAAAAATATTGGAAATTTGTATTAGAAATTCTTTCGAATATTCCGGTTAAATAA
- a CDS encoding T9SS type A sorting domain-containing protein, which produces MKKLYSLLLFIVFGILSSNAQVIDETFVQPTPYKAAKITVIKELSDGKILLGGNIQFYKEKKVGNLIRLNADYSLDESFVFNGDPKSEIKDVKFQSNGNIIVLTTKDNLGLADYFKLYQLNANGETLKEVNTIFNATAIAVQADDKILVTGGAIGYYDFTSCYLNRFNSDFSLDETFKNDLAFNGSTNNVVVSSNGIYVGGTFTAVDGIAKNSLIKLNSDGILDTTFDVGEGTKGQLFSLTLQDDGKLLIGRHFSRIIDTQPINNMCRLNPDGTIDETFNTYYFSFHASTIVVKDSFIYFGMFEPAEFNSYIAKLNPDGTLNQNFTLGRLNENGEMFFTLGIVGDKIIYNNSGNVGNKYGLSVCDFNGNRLDSSPLKAIQYGSFDKGEYFDGKLVIKGDFVRVNDVETFGIALLNANGSVDESFVFPKYIGDVTQFQVIDNTTIFVSAKKKLLKLNNKGEVLKDFDFSDIYLTSVKKFRVLANGEVLFSDENGLYKELNTGGHIPYSLKSETYRWFTGVNFEVQDDKIIFTAVYNDYDHYDYKFLRFNLDNTVDETFKINGSGPDTTVNKIKVLESGEIIAAGDFLNFNGVSVPNQIVKISKDGNVDLQFIENQKAQKIGISTYHDYRKIEQVGDVIYITEGNADVTAINLDGTFVKNFEMPSVIDNITDLVALENKEQTSPTGRKTALEDSADKYMFAMGTIKNATGASSVVVKVNLGKSSGSLSVGPTPEKLASKVQVFPVPVHERMSLSFTNSIVPNKISVYSVNGQELYSAKVQSTDNLEVDMSKFTPGVYFIKLFSDSGVITKKVVKK; this is translated from the coding sequence ATGAAGAAACTTTACTCACTATTATTATTTATCGTTTTCGGAATTTTATCATCAAATGCACAAGTCATTGATGAAACTTTTGTTCAGCCAACACCTTATAAGGCTGCAAAAATAACTGTTATAAAAGAACTTTCAGATGGTAAGATTTTACTTGGAGGAAACATTCAGTTTTATAAAGAGAAAAAAGTTGGCAATCTTATTCGATTAAATGCTGATTATTCACTTGATGAAAGTTTTGTATTTAATGGAGATCCTAAGTCGGAAATTAAAGACGTTAAATTTCAAAGTAATGGAAATATTATAGTTCTGACTACCAAAGATAATTTGGGACTTGCTGATTATTTTAAGTTGTATCAACTTAATGCAAATGGTGAGACTTTAAAAGAAGTTAATACTATATTTAATGCTACAGCTATTGCTGTTCAGGCCGATGATAAAATATTGGTTACTGGTGGAGCAATTGGATATTATGATTTTACCAGTTGTTATTTAAACAGATTTAATAGCGATTTTTCTTTAGACGAAACCTTCAAAAATGATTTAGCGTTTAATGGTTCAACAAATAATGTTGTAGTTTCCAGCAATGGAATATATGTAGGAGGAACGTTTACGGCTGTAGATGGAATTGCTAAAAATAGTCTGATAAAACTGAACTCTGATGGTATATTGGATACAACATTTGATGTTGGCGAAGGAACAAAAGGACAATTATTTTCTTTGACACTTCAGGATGATGGTAAATTATTAATTGGAAGACATTTTTCAAGAATAATAGATACTCAGCCAATCAATAATATGTGTCGATTAAACCCGGACGGAACAATTGATGAAACTTTTAATACTTATTACTTTAGTTTTCATGCCTCAACGATTGTAGTAAAAGATTCATTCATATATTTTGGAATGTTTGAACCAGCGGAGTTTAATAGTTATATCGCTAAACTTAATCCTGATGGAACATTAAATCAAAATTTTACACTTGGCAGATTAAATGAGAATGGAGAAATGTTTTTTACGCTTGGTATAGTAGGAGATAAGATTATTTATAATAATTCAGGGAATGTTGGCAATAAATACGGTTTGTCTGTATGTGATTTCAATGGTAATCGGTTAGATTCTTCTCCATTAAAAGCAATTCAATACGGAAGTTTTGATAAAGGCGAATATTTTGATGGAAAATTAGTTATAAAAGGTGATTTTGTACGAGTTAATGATGTTGAGACTTTTGGAATTGCTTTATTAAATGCGAATGGTTCGGTTGATGAATCATTTGTTTTTCCTAAATATATTGGAGATGTAACGCAATTTCAGGTTATAGATAATACGACTATTTTTGTCAGTGCCAAAAAGAAACTTTTAAAACTGAATAATAAAGGAGAAGTTTTGAAAGATTTTGATTTCAGTGATATATATTTAACTTCAGTTAAGAAATTTAGAGTTTTGGCTAATGGAGAGGTTTTATTTTCTGATGAAAACGGATTGTATAAAGAATTAAATACAGGTGGACATATCCCATATAGTTTAAAATCTGAAACTTATCGTTGGTTTACCGGTGTTAATTTTGAAGTTCAGGATGATAAAATTATTTTTACAGCTGTTTATAATGATTATGATCATTATGATTATAAGTTTTTAAGATTTAATCTTGATAATACTGTTGATGAAACTTTCAAAATAAATGGTTCAGGACCTGATACTACAGTTAATAAAATTAAAGTGCTTGAGTCAGGAGAAATTATTGCTGCTGGAGATTTTTTAAATTTTAATGGAGTTTCTGTGCCAAACCAAATTGTTAAGATTTCGAAAGACGGTAATGTAGATTTGCAATTTATTGAAAACCAAAAAGCCCAAAAAATTGGAATTAGTACTTATCATGATTACAGAAAAATAGAACAAGTAGGTGACGTTATATATATTACAGAAGGAAATGCAGATGTAACTGCAATTAATCTTGATGGTACATTTGTTAAGAATTTTGAAATGCCATCTGTGATCGATAATATAACAGATCTTGTGGCTTTAGAAAATAAGGAACAAACTTCACCAACTGGCCGTAAAACAGCTTTAGAAGATAGTGCAGATAAGTATATGTTTGCAATGGGAACGATTAAAAATGCAACAGGAGCTTCTTCGGTAGTTGTAAAAGTTAATTTAGGAAAATCATCAGGTTCGTTATCTGTTGGTCCAACACCAGAGAAATTAGCTTCAAAAGTGCAGGTTTTCCCAGTTCCTGTGCATGAGAGAATGAGTTTATCGTTTACTAATTCGATTGTACCAAATAAGATTTCAGTCTATTCTGTAAATGGACAGGAATTATATTCTGCTAAAGTTCAAAGTACAGATAATCTCGAAGTTGATATGTCGAAGTTTACTCCAGGAGTTTACTTCATAAAGCTTTTTTCGGATTCAGGAGTAATTACAAAGAAAGTAGTTAAAAAATAA
- a CDS encoding CoA pyrophosphatase: MDFQDFLQHVPDLIPVELPAISAHLKMAPKERIESLKNHDFKAENARIAAVMMLFYPKNGKTHLVLIVRNAYNGVHSSQIAFPGGKYETTDANFEETALRETHEEVGVMPNKIEVIKHFSPMYIPPSNFLVHPFLGISKEELSFYPDVREVADIIELPLSVFLDDEIIIEATLSTSYGNNILVPAFNIQNHIVWGATAMILSELRDVLKTTFEGKS, translated from the coding sequence ATGGATTTTCAAGATTTTCTGCAACATGTTCCTGATTTAATTCCAGTTGAATTACCGGCAATTTCGGCACATCTAAAAATGGCTCCCAAAGAAAGAATAGAGTCTTTGAAGAACCATGATTTTAAAGCTGAAAATGCAAGAATTGCTGCCGTTATGATGCTTTTTTATCCAAAAAACGGAAAAACACATCTGGTTTTAATCGTAAGAAATGCTTATAATGGAGTTCATTCTTCGCAAATTGCTTTTCCGGGAGGAAAATATGAAACGACAGATGCAAATTTTGAAGAAACAGCTTTAAGAGAAACACACGAAGAAGTTGGGGTGATGCCAAATAAAATTGAAGTAATCAAGCATTTTTCTCCAATGTACATTCCGCCAAGTAATTTTTTGGTACATCCATTTTTGGGAATTTCAAAAGAAGAACTCTCTTTTTATCCGGATGTTAGAGAAGTTGCGGATATTATAGAATTGCCTTTATCTGTTTTTTTGGATGATGAAATTATCATCGAAGCCACATTGTCAACTTCTTACGGAAACAATATTTTAGTTCCTGCATTTAATATTCAAAATCACATTGTTTGGGGAGCGACCGCAATGATTTTAAGTGAGTTAAGAGATGTACTGAAAACGACTTTTGAGGGAAAGTCGTAA
- a CDS encoding DUF3810 domain-containing protein: MQKKHILPLFLLIQIIILKILPFFPEFIESFYSNGLYLKISHFSRTILGKIPFSVGDCIYSILILLVIRWFWKVRKTWKMQWKDNLLKALSCLSVFYFFFHLLWALNYYREPLFEKMNINKEYNDAELLAFTKKLITKTNEIQFQITKNDSARIVFPYSQNEAFKINLNGYKNLAQEHSFFKYETLSIKKSLFSLPLTYMGFGGYLNPFTNEAQVNDLLPMYNFPLTSCHEMAHQMGFASESECNFIGVLATVNNNDLYYKYSGYSFTLHYCLSIWKVKNEKIFQQLKKSVHGGILKNYQESYDFWKKYQTPIETGFQIFYDNFLKTNNQKDGMDSYSKFVDLMVNYYKGKDF, from the coding sequence GTGCAAAAAAAACATATACTTCCCTTATTCTTATTAATTCAGATTATCATTCTAAAGATTCTTCCCTTTTTTCCGGAATTTATCGAAAGCTTTTACAGTAATGGTTTGTATTTAAAAATATCTCACTTTTCAAGAACCATATTGGGCAAAATTCCTTTTTCGGTTGGAGATTGTATTTATTCGATTCTAATTCTATTAGTAATTCGATGGTTTTGGAAAGTTAGAAAAACATGGAAAATGCAATGGAAAGACAATCTTCTAAAAGCTTTAAGTTGCCTTTCGGTATTTTACTTTTTCTTTCATTTGCTTTGGGCATTAAACTATTACAGAGAACCGCTTTTCGAAAAAATGAACATCAACAAAGAATATAATGATGCCGAATTATTAGCTTTTACTAAAAAACTAATCACCAAAACAAACGAGATCCAGTTTCAAATTACGAAAAATGACAGTGCAAGAATTGTTTTTCCATACTCACAAAATGAGGCTTTCAAAATAAATTTAAACGGCTATAAAAATCTTGCGCAAGAACATTCCTTTTTCAAATACGAAACCTTAAGTATCAAAAAATCTCTTTTTAGTTTACCTTTAACTTATATGGGTTTTGGAGGTTATCTGAATCCGTTTACAAATGAAGCACAGGTAAATGATTTGTTGCCAATGTATAATTTTCCGCTTACTAGCTGTCATGAAATGGCGCATCAAATGGGTTTTGCCAGTGAAAGTGAATGTAATTTTATTGGTGTTTTGGCGACAGTAAATAACAATGATTTGTATTATAAATATTCCGGATACAGCTTCACATTACATTATTGTTTAAGCATTTGGAAAGTCAAGAATGAAAAAATATTTCAGCAATTGAAGAAATCTGTTCATGGCGGAATTTTAAAAAACTATCAGGAAAGCTATGATTTCTGGAAAAAATATCAAACTCCAATCGAAACCGGATTTCAGATTTTCTACGATAACTTTCTTAAAACAAACAATCAAAAAGATGGTATGGATAGTTACAGCAAATTTGTAGATTTGATGGTGAATTATTATAAAGGAAAAGATTTTTAA